In a single window of the Thiohalophilus sp. genome:
- the mog gene encoding molybdopterin adenylyltransferase — protein MTQRVQIGIVTVSDRASRGEYEDQGGPAIKDWLDKALINEWEAVTRLVPDEQDQVEAALKELTDEQQCCLIVTTGGTGPARRDITPEATEAVCDKVLDGFGEQMRAVSLQYVPTAILSRQMAGIRGGSLLINLPGKPSAIADCLDAVFPAVPYCIDLIEGPYLETRDEMVKAFRPKHAQKPAG, from the coding sequence ATGACGCAGCGAGTTCAAATAGGCATCGTAACCGTCTCAGACCGCGCCAGTCGGGGCGAGTACGAGGATCAGGGCGGGCCGGCGATCAAGGATTGGCTGGACAAGGCGTTGATCAATGAGTGGGAGGCGGTAACGCGGCTGGTGCCCGATGAGCAGGATCAGGTCGAGGCGGCACTGAAAGAGCTGACGGACGAACAGCAATGTTGTCTGATCGTCACCACCGGGGGTACCGGCCCCGCGCGGCGCGATATTACCCCCGAAGCCACCGAAGCGGTATGCGACAAGGTGCTCGACGGTTTTGGTGAACAGATGCGCGCGGTCTCCCTGCAATATGTTCCCACCGCGATTTTGTCACGACAGATGGCCGGGATCCGGGGGGGCAGCCTGTTGATCAACCTGCCGGGCAAGCCCTCGGCGATAGCCGATTGCCTGGATGCGGTGTTTCCGGCGGTGCCGTATTGTATCGATCTGATCGAGGGGCCGTATCTGGAAACCCGCGATGAGATGGTCAAGGCCTTTCGTCCCAAACATGCGCAAAAGCCGGCCGGCTGA
- a CDS encoding DUF481 domain-containing protein, producing the protein MFSRGSAPYNYILVGLLMVLGTTPLMAAEEGEQSGAEQSPPAEEATPAPSKWDGAAELGFIMNRGNTETETLNAQFRVENTRAKWLHRAEFKVLQASEQETTTAESYELSGRSEYSLDDNDYLFGSLRYEDDRFAGYDRRTTEVVGYGHQYLKREDMTLKGEFGVGSRQSKNTDGSSDSEGIARVGLDYKWQITDTSSFGETVYVEHGENNTYTESVTAVTAKINNSLAMKVSYTIKDNSDPQPGFENTDTRTAVTLVYDF; encoded by the coding sequence ATGTTTTCAAGAGGTAGTGCGCCATACAACTACATCCTGGTCGGGTTACTGATGGTGTTGGGAACAACCCCGCTGATGGCGGCAGAGGAGGGCGAGCAGTCCGGGGCAGAGCAGAGCCCTCCCGCTGAAGAGGCCACCCCGGCTCCGAGCAAGTGGGACGGTGCGGCTGAGCTGGGCTTTATTATGAACCGGGGTAATACCGAGACCGAGACGCTGAATGCCCAGTTCCGGGTGGAAAATACCCGCGCCAAATGGTTGCACCGGGCGGAGTTCAAGGTGCTGCAAGCCTCCGAGCAGGAGACCACCACCGCGGAGAGCTATGAACTGTCGGGGCGTTCCGAGTATTCACTGGACGACAACGATTACCTGTTCGGCAGCCTGCGCTACGAGGATGATCGGTTTGCCGGCTATGATCGGCGCACCACCGAGGTCGTCGGTTACGGGCACCAGTATCTCAAAAGGGAAGATATGACGCTCAAGGGTGAGTTCGGTGTGGGTAGCAGACAGAGCAAAAATACCGACGGCAGCAGTGACAGCGAAGGCATCGCCCGCGTCGGACTCGACTATAAATGGCAGATTACCGATACCAGCTCCTTCGGTGAAACCGTTTATGTGGAACACGGTGAGAATAATACCTATACCGAATCGGTCACCGCTGTGACCGCGAAAATCAATAACAGCCTGGCCATGAAGGTGAGCTATACCATCAAGGATAACAGCGATCCGCAGCCCGGTTTCGAGAATACCGATACCCGTACCGCCGTGACCCTGGTGTATGATTTTTAA
- the amrB gene encoding AmmeMemoRadiSam system protein B, which produces MSQHIRQPAVAGMFYPAEPARLRSMLEEYLQQARTKLDTEQPVPRAIIAPHAGYVYSGPVAASAYARIQPAHARFKRVLLLGPSHRVAVRGLATSSASHFLTPFGQIPLDRAAIERLETLPQVTCADQAHAMEHSLEVQLPFLQIVLDEFVLVPLVVGDADPHEVDEVIEQFWDDQTLIVISSDLSHYHDYATAQRLDSATSKAIESLQPDAIGYGDACGRNPVNGLLQFAREHGLHATMVDLRNSGDTAGPRDQVVGYGAYLIQ; this is translated from the coding sequence ATGAGCCAGCACATTCGCCAACCCGCCGTGGCCGGGATGTTTTATCCCGCCGAACCCGCCCGGCTGCGCTCGATGCTCGAAGAGTATCTGCAGCAGGCCAGGACCAAACTCGACACCGAACAACCGGTACCGCGCGCCATCATCGCCCCGCATGCCGGGTACGTCTATTCCGGTCCGGTCGCTGCCAGCGCTTACGCCCGGATTCAGCCCGCCCACGCACGTTTCAAACGGGTGCTGTTACTCGGTCCATCACACCGCGTGGCAGTGCGTGGGCTGGCCACCAGCAGCGCAAGCCATTTTCTCACACCGTTCGGCCAGATTCCGCTGGATCGTGCGGCAATCGAACGGCTGGAAACTTTACCACAAGTGACATGTGCGGATCAGGCCCACGCAATGGAACATAGTCTGGAAGTACAGTTGCCGTTTTTACAAATAGTACTGGATGAATTTGTCCTGGTACCGTTGGTCGTGGGTGATGCCGATCCCCATGAAGTGGATGAGGTCATTGAACAGTTCTGGGATGATCAGACCCTGATCGTCATCAGCTCCGATCTCAGCCATTACCATGATTATGCCACCGCACAACGACTCGACAGTGCAACATCAAAGGCCATCGAGTCCTTGCAGCCCGATGCCATCGGCTATGGTGATGCCTGCGGTCGTAATCCGGTCAACGGTCTGTTGCAGTTCGCCCGGGAACACGGTCTGCATGCCACCATGGTGGATTTGCGTAACTCCGGTGATACCGCCGGCCCCCGGGATCAGGTCGTTGGTTACGGGGCGTATCTTATCCAGTGA
- the amrA gene encoding AmmeMemoRadiSam system protein A has product MDDNQRRQLLAIARQSIQHGLQHSRPLTIDPCDYDESLQHPGASFVTLMLNRQLRGCIGSLQAHRPLVIDVAENAFAAAFRDPRFAPLTAAEFPYLEYHISLLNPAKAMQFKDQADLLKQLRPQVDGLILEDGEHRGTFLPSVWESLPHPEQFLQHLKLKAGLPADYWSDTLKVSRYTVEDIE; this is encoded by the coding sequence ATGGACGACAACCAGCGCCGACAGTTACTGGCCATTGCCCGCCAGTCCATTCAACACGGCCTGCAACATAGCCGACCTTTAACCATCGACCCCTGCGACTATGACGAGTCGTTACAACACCCGGGCGCCAGTTTTGTCACGCTGATGTTAAATCGGCAGTTACGCGGCTGCATCGGCAGTCTGCAAGCGCATCGCCCCCTGGTGATCGATGTGGCTGAAAACGCCTTTGCCGCCGCCTTTCGCGATCCCCGCTTTGCGCCATTAACCGCCGCCGAATTCCCCTATCTTGAATATCATATTTCCCTGCTCAATCCGGCCAAAGCCATGCAATTTAAGGATCAAGCCGATCTGCTGAAACAGCTTCGTCCACAGGTTGATGGCCTGATCCTCGAGGATGGGGAGCACCGGGGAACCTTTCTGCCCTCCGTCTGGGAGAGCCTGCCCCACCCCGAACAGTTTCTGCAACATCTGAAACTCAAGGCCGGCCTGCCGGCCGACTACTGGTCCGACACACTGAAAGTCTCACGCTATACCGTCGAAGATATTGAATAG